The Wansuia hejianensis genomic interval TTCCCGGTATATATCAACTGCGCTCTGTGCTGCCGCTTCCGTTCCTTTCCGTTCCGGCGGCGTAGCCGCTTCTCTGCAAGGAGAGGGGTTAGGGGAAAGGATAGGAATGGAATGGGTACTTTGTTCATCAGTAATTATTTTTTCTTTTTTTGGTAAGTCAGTTCTTTGTATATCTTTATTTAATTGCGTTGGATTTTCCAACGTAGGTTTTTCCAATGTAGGTTTTTCCTGTGTTGGATTATCCAATGTTGGATTTTCCAATGTAGGTAAATCCGGCGTAGGCGGCTGCGGCTGCTCGAATATCACATAGTCCGCGCCCCGCAAGCGTCCTTTCTCGTCGCGCTCCCTTGAACGGACGATATACCCGGCGCGTTCAAGCTCCTTAATGGCTTCGCGGATAGCGTCTATCTTCTCCCGGTTGATAAGGGATAAGCCTTTCAAGGTGTAGTCCCAATCTTCGGGGAGTGACAGCATTTGCGACAACAGCCCCTTTGCCTTTAGGGAAAGCTCCTTGTTGCGTAGGTGGTGGTTGCTCATTACGGTGTAGCCCTTGTTCCGTTCCACTCTGAAAACTGCCATAGTTCATAACTCCTTTGCTTTGGATTTGTTACGCAGTAGAAGCGCGGTTTCGGGGGATAAGGTATAAATCCCTTTCCGCACCAGATACGCGCCCGGAAAACCGCTTGTAGCAAGGCTTTTTCTGCCCCTACTGCGTAACAAAGGGCATGAAAAAAGCGGCGTTCCTGTTCTCCCATGTAGAGAGTAAGAAACGCCGCTTCTGCGTCGTATTCAGTTTTTAGTACAATACCCTGCTTGTCCGTCGCTCGAAAAACCTTGATTTTCCAGTGTTTTCAAAAGTATCGTTATCTAACGTCAGCTTTCCAAAGACCAAGTTTCCAGAACATGATTAAGGACATTGAAAGCGGTCTGATAAACTGCGTTATCACGAAAGATTTATCTCGTCTGGGGAGGAACTATCTTGATTGCGGACTGTATCTGGAAGTGTTTTTCCCAGAGCATAATGTGAGGTATATAGCGGTCAATGACGGCGTGGACACGCTCAATAAATCCGCTATGGACATCACGCCTTTCCGCAACATCCTAAACGAAATGTATTCCGCCGATGTGTCGGTCAAGATAAAATCGGCGTACCGAGCGAGGTTTCAGCAGGGGAAATTCATGGGGACGACAGCACCATACGGTTACGTCAAAGACCCCGCCGACCACAACCATCTGCTGATAGATGACAAAGTTGCCCATGTGGTAAGGGAAATATTTGACCTTGCGTTAGCGGGCAACGGAATCGCCAAAATCCGCAAGCACATCAACAAACAGCATATCTTACGCCCCGCCGCTTATGCGGCGGAGCAGGGGGCAACAGGCTATGAGAGGTATTTTGAGGAGAATGAGGAGAACCGTTATATTTGGAGCGAGAACAGCGTAAGGGGCATTTTAAGAAGCCCGATATATGCGGGAAACCTTGCAGGCTACAAGCGGATTGCCGCCAACATGAAAAGCAAGAAACGCCCCTCTAAGCTGCCCGAAGAATGGGAAGTGATACCAGACACCCATGAGGGGATAGTCACGCAGGAGGAATTTGATACCGTACAGCAGCTTATTACAAGCCGCAGATTACCAGAAAACAAGGGCGGCTTTGAGAACATCTTTGCAGGCGTTATTAAGTGTGCGGACTGCGGCTATGCGATGCGGGCTATGAGTGCCAACAGGAGGAAACGCCCCGACATCATCGACTGCGTACAATATTCCTGCAATAATTATGGCAGATACGGTAATATCATGTGTACCGCACACAGCATTGAAGCGAGGGACTTGTTCAACGCTGTCCTCACCGACATCAACCGATTTGCGGATATGGCAGTCAATGATGAAAAGGCAGTGAGGGCGATTGAAAAGCGGCTCACGGAAACAGACCAGAGCAAGGCAAAGGCACTGGAAAAGGAGCAAAGAAAACTGAACAAACGCCTTGCAGAACTGGACAGGCTGTTTTCCTCACTCTATGAAGATAAGGTGATGGAGCGTATTACCGAGCGGAATTTTGAGATGATGTCGGGAAAATACCAGAAAGAACAGCTTGAAATTGAAGCAAGGCTGAAAGAGGTAACGGAAACGCTCAGCGACAGCTATGAGAAGACGCAGGGTGTCCGTGATTTCCTCTCCCTAATCCGCAACTATCAAGGCATTAAGGAACTGGACGCAACCATCATAAACGCACTTATAGACAAGATACTTGTTTCGGAACGTGAGAAACTTACAGACGGAATGGTGCGGCAGGAAATCAAGATTTATTATAAATTCATCGGCTTTGTCGGTGAATTACATATCACACCGACAAAGCGGTGGACTGCGTTAAAGCCTAAGAATTGTACGGTGTGCGGTGTTGAATATGTTCCCCGCTCTGGCATATCGAAGTATTGTCCTGCTTGTGCCAAGAAGATACAGAGGGAGAAATCAAACGAGAGCAAACGCAGGAGCAGGGAGCGAAACAGACAGGCATGTATTGAACTGTCC includes:
- a CDS encoding DUF6017 domain-containing protein codes for the protein MAVFRVERNKGYTVMSNHHLRNKELSLKAKGLLSQMLSLPEDWDYTLKGLSLINREKIDAIREAIKELERAGYIVRSRERDEKGRLRGADYVIFEQPQPPTPDLPTLENPTLDNPTQEKPTLEKPTLENPTQLNKDIQRTDLPKKEKIITDEQSTHSIPILSPNPSPCREAATPPERKGTEAAAQSAVDIYREIIKDNIDYHILKQDMKFDSDRLDEIVDLMLETVCTARKRVRIAGDDYPAELVKSKFMKLDGEHIRFVLDCMRENTTKIRNIKQYLKAALFNAPSTIGNYYTSLVAHDMASGALSPKKPQYGDPDYYSCKPGESL